One Streptomyces sp. NBC_01217 genomic region harbors:
- a CDS encoding (2Fe-2S)-binding protein, translated as MTPPVLLPGTTASAVTGAYARLAEVFPGLRAEVLTDGESAPRDSGWVGAHELAAGGAALDAFLAWDHEQVVRDYGQQPRPDVVASFGLHRYAWPACLLVTVPWFLHRRVPRVPVEDVSFQRTLGHLTLRVREFACLPDDPAAGLPGARVVSDEAALRAEVLAAVADHIGPVLDGFGPRMRRGKRALWGMATDEVVEGLWYIAHLLGEERRAMAELEALLPGTTKPYVGTAGFRELTGPNGESLPTRDRASCCLFYTLRPEDTCVTCPRTCDAERVRKLTPTH; from the coding sequence ATGACACCCCCCGTTCTCCTTCCCGGTACCACCGCGTCCGCCGTGACGGGCGCGTACGCACGCCTGGCCGAGGTCTTCCCCGGGCTGCGCGCAGAGGTGCTGACGGACGGCGAGAGCGCCCCCCGCGATTCCGGCTGGGTGGGAGCGCACGAGCTGGCCGCCGGTGGTGCCGCGCTCGACGCCTTCCTCGCCTGGGACCACGAGCAGGTGGTGCGGGACTACGGGCAGCAGCCCCGCCCCGATGTGGTCGCAAGCTTCGGACTGCACCGGTACGCCTGGCCCGCCTGCCTGCTGGTGACGGTGCCGTGGTTCCTGCACCGGCGAGTGCCCCGGGTCCCCGTCGAGGATGTGTCGTTCCAGCGGACCCTGGGCCATCTGACCCTCCGCGTAAGGGAATTCGCCTGCCTCCCGGACGATCCGGCGGCCGGGCTGCCGGGTGCCCGGGTGGTCTCCGACGAGGCGGCGCTGCGGGCAGAGGTGCTCGCCGCCGTGGCCGACCACATCGGCCCGGTGCTGGACGGCTTCGGACCACGGATGCGGCGCGGCAAGCGGGCGCTGTGGGGCATGGCGACGGACGAGGTCGTCGAGGGCCTCTGGTACATCGCCCATCTGCTCGGCGAGGAGCGGCGGGCGATGGCCGAGCTGGAGGCGCTCCTGCCGGGCACCACGAAGCCGTACGTCGGCACGGCGGGCTTCCGTGAACTGACCGGGCCGAACGGCGAATCGCTGCCCACCCGCGACCGGGCGAGCTGCTGCCTCTTCTACACGCTGCGCCCCGAGGACACCTGCGTCACCTGCCCGCGCACCTGTGATGCCGAGCGCGTACGGAAACTGACGCCCACTCACTGA
- a CDS encoding GntR family transcriptional regulator, with product MEQRRGREQARTSHTSIASMATPASVRVPEQSRGDQARGEQVRGDEARGEQPRSEQVRGEHTHSGPTAPRHAVRRHSVRGQILDALRAALVDGQLVPGQVYSAPVLGVRFGVSATPVREAMQQLAIEGAVEVVPNRGFRVSERGPRELAELAEVRALIEVPVMLRLARSVPPARWCALRPLADATVAAAAVGDRAGYAESDRVFHSAVLALCGNEQLVMVADDLHRRSQWPLGNNPVTRRADLLADAAEHTALLDALIAKDLAVVQSLVREHFTGAEG from the coding sequence GTGGAGCAGCGCAGAGGGCGTGAGCAGGCACGGACGTCGCACACGTCCATCGCGTCCATGGCGACCCCGGCCTCCGTCCGGGTGCCCGAGCAGTCACGCGGCGATCAGGCTCGCGGTGAACAGGTACGCGGTGATGAGGCTCGCGGTGAACAGCCCCGCAGTGAGCAGGTGCGTGGCGAGCACACCCACAGCGGGCCGACCGCCCCGCGCCATGCGGTACGGCGTCACTCCGTGCGCGGCCAGATCCTGGACGCCCTGCGCGCCGCCCTGGTCGACGGTCAGCTCGTCCCCGGGCAGGTCTACTCCGCCCCCGTCCTCGGTGTCCGCTTCGGGGTCTCCGCGACCCCGGTGCGTGAGGCCATGCAGCAGTTGGCCATCGAGGGTGCCGTCGAGGTCGTACCGAACCGCGGCTTCCGGGTGTCCGAGCGGGGCCCGCGTGAGCTGGCCGAGCTGGCCGAGGTGCGGGCCCTGATCGAGGTCCCGGTCATGCTGCGACTGGCCCGCAGCGTCCCGCCCGCCCGCTGGTGCGCACTGCGCCCGCTGGCCGACGCCACCGTAGCGGCCGCGGCCGTGGGCGACCGGGCCGGCTACGCCGAGTCCGACCGGGTCTTCCACAGCGCGGTCCTCGCGCTCTGCGGCAACGAGCAGCTGGTGATGGTCGCAGACGATCTGCACCGCCGCTCCCAGTGGCCCCTGGGGAACAATCCCGTCACCCGCCGCGCCGACCTCCTGGCCGACGCCGCCGAACACACCGCCCTGCTCGACGCGCTCATCGCCAAGGACCTCGCCGTCGTGCAGTCGCTCGTACGGGAGCACTTCACCGGCGCCGAGGGCTGA
- a CDS encoding PucR family transcriptional regulator, whose translation MRLRALLETDALGLRLLGGEDELDRSVRGVMTTDLRDPSRYLTGGELVLTGLAWRRDAADSEPFVRILTGAGVAGLAAGEAELGEIPGDLIEACERHHLPLFAVHETVAFATITEHVVRQVSGERAGDLAAVVDRHRRLMTSGPAGGGPEVVLDLLGSDLDLHAWVLSPTGRQIAGAGDAPLAGTVGAALAGHHLAATRTGRRAPHRATVEGITYSLFPIRNAVRGAVPASRDVRESVLSDWLLAVEADASDWPPARLDLLQGVTQLIAVERDRRDAARTVRRRLAQEVLELVQTGAAPAEIAARLRVAAPVLLPGLGTAPHWQVVVARVEWGGAEGSAAAGGPAGSSGSALAGGPVAQALLEEILVDPAVAGPESADRIAVAHTGDEAVALVPLPAVTAPVPADEADAAYAGESAGQDPALHADVLLAAVREPLSAGLADDGRLTLGVSAAVHSPEGLRGALEEARHARRVAAARPGRVCAAGHHELASHVLLLPFVPDDVRRAFTARLLDPLRDYDRRHRAELIPTLEAFLDCDGSWTRCASRLHLHVNTLRYRVGRIEQLTGRDLSRLEDKLDFFLALRMS comes from the coding sequence ATGCGGCTGCGCGCCCTGCTGGAAACCGATGCGCTGGGCCTGCGGCTGCTCGGCGGCGAGGACGAACTCGACCGGTCCGTCCGCGGCGTCATGACCACCGACCTGCGGGATCCGAGCCGCTATCTGACCGGCGGCGAACTGGTACTGACCGGCCTGGCGTGGCGCCGGGACGCGGCGGACTCGGAGCCGTTCGTACGGATCCTCACGGGCGCCGGGGTCGCCGGGCTGGCGGCGGGCGAGGCGGAACTCGGCGAGATCCCGGGCGATCTGATCGAGGCGTGCGAGCGGCATCACCTGCCGCTCTTCGCCGTCCATGAGACCGTCGCGTTCGCAACGATCACCGAACATGTGGTGCGCCAGGTGTCCGGCGAGCGGGCGGGTGATCTGGCGGCGGTCGTGGACCGGCACCGCAGGCTCATGACCTCGGGTCCGGCGGGCGGCGGCCCCGAGGTGGTCCTCGATCTGCTCGGCTCCGACCTCGACCTGCACGCCTGGGTGCTCTCCCCCACCGGCCGGCAGATCGCGGGCGCCGGTGACGCACCGCTGGCCGGAACGGTCGGCGCGGCGCTCGCCGGCCACCATCTGGCCGCCACCCGCACCGGCCGCCGGGCCCCGCACCGGGCCACGGTCGAGGGCATCACGTATTCGCTCTTCCCGATCCGCAACGCCGTGCGGGGCGCGGTCCCCGCCTCCCGCGACGTGCGCGAGTCGGTGCTCTCCGACTGGCTGCTCGCCGTCGAGGCGGACGCGAGCGACTGGCCGCCCGCCCGGCTGGATCTGCTCCAGGGCGTCACCCAGCTGATCGCCGTCGAACGGGACCGGCGCGACGCGGCCCGTACGGTACGCCGCAGGCTCGCCCAGGAAGTCCTGGAACTGGTCCAGACGGGTGCCGCGCCGGCCGAGATCGCGGCCAGGCTGCGGGTCGCCGCCCCGGTGCTGCTGCCGGGCCTCGGGACCGCGCCGCACTGGCAGGTCGTGGTGGCGCGGGTCGAGTGGGGCGGCGCGGAGGGCTCCGCCGCGGCGGGCGGCCCGGCCGGAAGCTCCGGCTCCGCCCTCGCGGGCGGCCCGGTCGCCCAGGCGCTGCTGGAGGAGATCCTCGTCGACCCCGCGGTCGCGGGCCCCGAGTCCGCGGACCGGATCGCGGTCGCCCACACGGGCGACGAGGCCGTCGCCCTCGTACCGCTGCCCGCCGTCACCGCGCCCGTACCGGCCGACGAAGCCGACGCGGCGTACGCCGGGGAGTCCGCCGGTCAGGACCCCGCGCTCCACGCCGATGTGCTGCTCGCCGCCGTCCGCGAACCGCTCTCCGCGGGCCTCGCCGACGACGGCCGGCTGACACTGGGTGTCAGCGCGGCCGTGCACTCGCCCGAAGGTCTGCGCGGCGCCCTGGAGGAGGCCCGGCACGCCCGCCGGGTGGCGGCGGCCCGCCCCGGCCGGGTCTGCGCGGCCGGCCACCACGAACTGGCCTCGCACGTCCTGCTGCTGCCGTTCGTCCCCGACGACGTGCGCCGCGCGTTCACCGCACGGCTGCTCGACCCGCTGCGCGACTACGACCGGCGCCACCGCGCGGAGCTGATCCCGACGCTGGAGGCGTTCCTGGACTGCGACGGTTCCTGGACCCGCTGCGCGTCCCGGCTCCATCTCCATGTCAACACGTTGCGCTACCGGGTCGGGCGAATCGAGCAGTTGACGGGGCGTGACCTTTCGCGCCTGGAGGACAAGCTCGATTTCTTCCTCGCCCTGCGTATGAGCTGA
- a CDS encoding FAD binding domain-containing protein — protein MDFLRPASWEEALAAKAEHPTAVPIAGGTDVMVEINFDHRRPEYLLDLNRIGELSEWEVSQENVRLGASVPYSHIMEHLRAELPGLALASHTVASPQIRNRGGVGGNLGTASPAGDAHPALLAAGAEVEAESVRGTRMIPIDAFYTGVKRNALEPDELIRAVHIKKADGPQQYSKVGTRNAMVIAVCAFGLALHPETRTVRTGIGSAAPTPVRAKAAEEFLNAALEEGGFWDSRTIITPSIAAQFAMLAAGACNPIDDVRGTASYRRHAVGIMARRTLGWTWESYRGNGRSTEGAA, from the coding sequence ATGGACTTCCTTCGCCCCGCCAGCTGGGAGGAGGCGCTCGCCGCCAAGGCCGAGCACCCGACGGCTGTGCCCATCGCGGGCGGCACCGATGTGATGGTCGAGATCAACTTCGACCACCGGCGGCCCGAGTACCTCCTGGACCTGAACCGCATCGGTGAGCTGTCCGAGTGGGAGGTGAGCCAGGAGAACGTGCGGCTCGGCGCCTCCGTGCCGTACAGCCACATCATGGAGCACCTGCGGGCCGAGCTGCCCGGTCTTGCGCTCGCCTCGCACACCGTCGCATCGCCGCAGATCCGCAATCGCGGCGGCGTCGGCGGGAACCTGGGCACCGCGTCGCCCGCCGGTGACGCGCACCCGGCGCTGCTCGCCGCTGGCGCCGAGGTCGAGGCCGAGTCCGTACGCGGCACGCGGATGATCCCGATCGACGCCTTCTACACCGGCGTCAAGCGCAACGCCCTCGAACCGGACGAGCTGATCCGGGCAGTGCACATCAAGAAGGCCGACGGGCCGCAGCAGTACTCCAAGGTCGGCACCCGCAACGCGATGGTCATCGCGGTCTGCGCCTTCGGCCTGGCCCTGCACCCCGAGACCCGCACGGTCCGTACGGGCATCGGCTCGGCCGCGCCCACGCCCGTACGGGCGAAGGCGGCCGAGGAATTCCTGAACGCCGCGCTCGAAGAGGGCGGGTTCTGGGACAGCCGCACGATCATCACACCGTCCATCGCCGCGCAGTTCGCCATGCTCGCCGCCGGCGCCTGCAACCCGATCGACGATGTGCGCGGCACCGCGAGCTATCGCAGGCACGCGGTGGGAATCATGGCCCGCCGCACCCTCGGCTGGACCTGGGAGTCGTACCGCGGCAACGGCCGCAGCACCGAAGGAGCTGCCTGA
- a CDS encoding (2Fe-2S)-binding protein — protein MRVNFTVNGRRHEADDVWEGESLLYVLRERMGLPGSKNACEQGECGSCTVRLDGVPVCSCLVAAGQVEGREVVTVEGLADFAAHRSEAHPGSGCASGACGTELDKARRWEAKPSGEQSRDAGELSPIQQAFIDAGAVQCGFCTPGLLVAADELLERNPEPSDADIREALSGNLCRCTGYEKILDAVRLAAARAEETV, from the coding sequence ATGCGCGTCAATTTCACGGTCAACGGCCGCAGGCACGAGGCGGACGACGTCTGGGAGGGCGAGTCCCTCCTCTATGTACTGCGCGAGCGGATGGGTCTGCCCGGCTCGAAGAACGCCTGCGAGCAGGGCGAGTGCGGGTCGTGCACGGTCCGGCTGGACGGTGTCCCGGTCTGCTCCTGTCTGGTCGCCGCGGGCCAGGTCGAGGGCCGCGAGGTCGTCACCGTAGAGGGCCTCGCCGACTTCGCCGCCCACCGCTCCGAGGCACACCCCGGTAGTGGCTGCGCCTCCGGCGCCTGCGGGACCGAGCTCGACAAGGCCCGCCGCTGGGAGGCGAAGCCGAGCGGTGAGCAGTCCCGGGACGCCGGTGAACTCTCCCCGATCCAGCAAGCGTTCATCGACGCCGGAGCCGTCCAGTGCGGCTTCTGCACCCCCGGTCTGCTGGTCGCCGCCGATGAGCTGCTGGAGCGCAACCCGGAGCCGTCCGACGCGGACATCCGCGAGGCACTCTCCGGCAACCTCTGCCGCTGCACCGGCTACGAGAAGATCCTCGACGCGGTCCGTCTCGCGGCCGCCCGCGCGGAAGAAACGGTCTGA
- a CDS encoding xanthine dehydrogenase family protein molybdopterin-binding subunit, translated as MGVTGNPASINQGTRTKGGIGESTLRPDGILKVTGEFAYSSDMWHEDMLWGHTLRSTVAHAEIVSIDISQALATPGVHAVLTYEDLPTSVKNYGLEIQDTPVLAHGKVRHHGEPVALVAADHPETARRAAAKIRIDYRELPVVTDEASATAPGAPLIHEGRDDHHAGHVAHPNIVHRQPIVRGDADAAAARADVIVSGEYVFGMQDQAFLGPESGLAVPAEDGGVDLYVATQWLHSDLRQIAPVLGLPEDKVRMTLSGVGGAFGGREDLSMQIHACLLALHTGKPVKIVYNRFESFFGHVHRHPAKLWYEHGATRDGKLTHMKCRIVLDGGAYASASPAVVGNASSLSVGPYVIDDVDIEAIALYTNNPPCGAMRGFGAVQACFAYEAQMDKVAAELGMDPVEFRQLNAMEQGSLLPTGQVVDSPAPVAELLRRVKARPLPPERQWEVAGEPADVRALPGGLSNTTHGEGVVRGIGYAVGLKNVGFSEGFDDYSTARVRMEVIGGEPVATVHTAMAEVGQGGVTVHAQIARTELGVAQVTIHPADTRVGSAGSTSASRQTYVTGGAVKHSCEAVREKVLEIGRRKFGTYHPAWATAELLLEGGKVVTDGGEVLADLVDVLEDEAVDIELEWRHRPTEAFDLRTGQGNGHVQYSFAAHRAVVEVDTELGLVKVIELACAQDVGKALNPLSVEGQIQGGTTQGLGVAVMEEIIVDPKTAKVRNPSFTDYLIPTILDTPTIPVDVLELADDHAPYGLRGVGEAPTLSSTPAVLAAIRNATGLELNRTPVRPEHLTGT; from the coding sequence ATGGGCGTTACCGGCAACCCCGCCAGCATCAACCAGGGCACCCGCACCAAGGGCGGGATCGGCGAGTCCACGCTGCGCCCCGACGGCATCCTGAAGGTCACCGGCGAGTTCGCGTACTCCTCCGACATGTGGCACGAGGACATGCTCTGGGGCCACACCCTGCGCTCCACGGTCGCGCACGCCGAGATCGTCTCGATCGACATCTCCCAGGCGCTCGCCACCCCCGGCGTCCACGCCGTACTCACCTACGAAGACCTGCCGACCTCGGTGAAGAACTACGGTCTGGAGATCCAGGACACCCCAGTCCTCGCCCACGGCAAGGTCCGTCACCACGGCGAACCGGTGGCGCTCGTCGCCGCCGACCACCCGGAGACGGCCCGCCGCGCCGCCGCCAAGATCAGGATCGACTACCGCGAGCTGCCCGTCGTCACCGACGAGGCCTCCGCCACCGCCCCCGGCGCGCCCCTCATCCACGAGGGCCGCGACGACCACCACGCGGGGCACGTAGCGCATCCCAACATCGTCCACCGCCAGCCCATCGTCCGCGGTGACGCGGACGCGGCGGCGGCCCGCGCCGATGTCATCGTGAGCGGCGAGTACGTCTTCGGCATGCAGGACCAGGCCTTCCTCGGCCCCGAGTCCGGTCTTGCCGTGCCCGCCGAGGACGGTGGTGTGGACCTGTACGTCGCCACCCAGTGGCTCCACTCCGACCTGCGCCAGATCGCCCCCGTCCTCGGCCTGCCCGAGGACAAGGTCCGCATGACGCTCTCCGGCGTCGGCGGTGCCTTCGGGGGCCGCGAGGACCTGTCGATGCAGATCCACGCCTGCCTGCTGGCGCTCCATACCGGCAAACCGGTCAAGATCGTCTACAACCGGTTCGAGTCCTTCTTCGGACACGTCCACCGCCACCCCGCCAAGCTGTGGTACGAGCACGGCGCCACCCGCGACGGCAAGCTCACCCACATGAAGTGCCGCATCGTGCTGGACGGCGGCGCCTACGCCTCCGCCTCCCCGGCCGTCGTCGGCAACGCCTCCTCGCTCTCCGTCGGCCCGTACGTCATCGACGACGTCGACATCGAGGCGATCGCGCTCTACACCAACAACCCGCCGTGCGGCGCCATGCGCGGCTTCGGCGCGGTCCAGGCATGCTTCGCCTACGAGGCGCAGATGGACAAGGTCGCCGCCGAACTGGGCATGGACCCCGTCGAGTTCAGGCAGCTCAACGCCATGGAGCAGGGCTCCCTCCTGCCGACCGGGCAGGTCGTCGACTCGCCCGCCCCGGTCGCCGAGCTGCTGCGCCGGGTCAAGGCCAGGCCGCTGCCGCCCGAGCGCCAGTGGGAGGTGGCCGGCGAGCCGGCCGATGTACGGGCCCTGCCCGGCGGACTGTCCAACACCACCCACGGCGAAGGCGTCGTACGCGGCATCGGCTACGCGGTCGGCCTCAAGAACGTCGGCTTCTCCGAGGGCTTCGACGACTACTCCACCGCCCGGGTGCGCATGGAGGTCATCGGAGGGGAACCCGTCGCGACCGTCCACACCGCCATGGCGGAGGTCGGGCAGGGCGGTGTCACCGTCCACGCCCAGATCGCCCGCACCGAACTCGGCGTCGCCCAGGTCACCATCCACCCGGCCGACACCCGGGTCGGCTCGGCCGGCTCCACCTCCGCCTCCCGCCAGACATACGTCACCGGCGGCGCCGTGAAGCACTCCTGCGAGGCCGTCCGCGAGAAGGTCCTGGAGATCGGCCGCCGCAAGTTCGGTACGTACCACCCGGCCTGGGCCACCGCCGAACTGCTCCTGGAGGGCGGCAAGGTCGTCACCGACGGCGGCGAGGTGCTCGCCGATCTGGTCGACGTACTGGAGGACGAGGCGGTCGACATCGAGCTGGAGTGGCGCCACCGGCCCACCGAGGCGTTCGACCTGCGCACCGGACAGGGCAACGGCCACGTCCAGTACTCCTTCGCCGCCCACCGGGCGGTCGTCGAGGTCGACACCGAACTCGGCCTGGTCAAGGTCATCGAACTGGCCTGCGCCCAGGACGTCGGCAAGGCCCTCAACCCGCTCTCCGTCGAAGGGCAGATCCAGGGCGGCACCACCCAGGGACTGGGCGTCGCCGTCATGGAGGAGATCATCGTCGACCCGAAGACCGCGAAGGTACGCAATCCGTCCTTCACGGACTATCTGATCCCCACCATCCTCGACACGCCGACCATCCCGGTCGATGTGCTCGAACTCGCCGACGACCACGCCCCGTACGGGCTCCGCGGCGTCGGCGAGGCCCCCACCCTGTCGTCCACCCCGGCCGTCCTCGCGGCGATCCGGAACGCGACGGGCCTGGAGCTCAACAGGACCCCGGTGCGCCCCGAGCACCTCACCGGCACCTGA
- a CDS encoding NCS2 family permease, protein MTQQSVEPRTSAKDVGPGSRVPAGRSWLDRYFHISDRGTTVTREVRGGITTFMAMCYILLLNPLLLSGPDVAGHRLSHAGLITATALAAAVSTLLMGFIGKVPLALAAGLSVSGVLATQVAPHMTWPQAMGMCVMYGAVIVLLVVTGLREIIMNAIPLALKHGVTIGIGLFIALIGLVNAGFVGKGAPVTLGAGGQLTGWPVLLFCVTLLLIFMLQARNVPGAILIGIVVGTILAVVVNAVGDISPKAWGGSAPELQGSAVSMPDFGLFGHVEFGGWGDIGVMTVGMIVFTLVLAGFFDAMATIIGVGTEAGLADSRGRMPGLSKALFIDGAGGAIGGVSGASGQTVFIESATGVGEGARTGLSSVVTGVLFAAGLFFTPLAQIVPGPIAAAALVVIGAMMMQNARHVDWSDRSVAVPVFLTVALMPFTYSITAGVGAGVISFAAIKAAQGRLREVGAFMWVLTAVFVVYFALSPIESWIGAE, encoded by the coding sequence ATGACCCAGCAGTCAGTGGAGCCCAGGACCAGTGCGAAGGACGTGGGCCCGGGCTCGCGCGTCCCCGCCGGAAGGTCCTGGCTCGACCGTTACTTCCACATCTCCGACCGTGGCACCACCGTCACACGCGAAGTGCGCGGCGGCATCACCACCTTCATGGCGATGTGTTACATCCTTCTGCTCAACCCGCTCCTGCTGTCCGGGCCGGACGTGGCGGGCCACCGCCTCAGCCACGCCGGGCTGATCACGGCGACCGCGCTCGCCGCGGCCGTATCCACCCTGCTTATGGGCTTCATCGGCAAGGTGCCCCTCGCCCTCGCCGCGGGACTCTCCGTCTCCGGCGTCCTCGCCACCCAGGTGGCACCCCATATGACCTGGCCGCAGGCCATGGGCATGTGTGTGATGTACGGCGCGGTGATCGTGCTGCTGGTCGTCACCGGGCTGCGCGAGATCATCATGAACGCGATACCGCTGGCCCTGAAACACGGCGTCACCATCGGCATCGGCCTGTTCATCGCCCTGATCGGACTGGTCAACGCCGGCTTCGTCGGCAAGGGCGCCCCGGTCACGCTCGGTGCGGGCGGGCAGCTGACCGGCTGGCCCGTACTGCTCTTCTGCGTCACGCTGCTGCTCATCTTCATGCTCCAGGCCCGCAATGTGCCCGGCGCGATCCTGATCGGCATCGTCGTCGGCACGATCCTCGCCGTCGTCGTCAACGCGGTCGGCGACATCAGCCCCAAGGCCTGGGGCGGCAGCGCACCCGAACTGCAGGGCAGCGCCGTCTCGATGCCCGACTTCGGGCTCTTCGGCCATGTCGAGTTCGGCGGCTGGGGCGACATCGGCGTCATGACGGTCGGTATGATCGTCTTCACCCTGGTGCTGGCCGGCTTCTTCGACGCGATGGCGACCATCATCGGCGTCGGTACGGAGGCCGGGCTCGCCGACAGCAGGGGCCGGATGCCGGGCCTGTCCAAGGCGCTGTTCATCGACGGCGCGGGCGGGGCGATCGGCGGGGTCTCCGGAGCCTCCGGCCAGACCGTCTTCATCGAGTCGGCGACCGGCGTCGGCGAGGGGGCCCGCACGGGCCTGTCCTCCGTCGTCACCGGGGTGCTCTTCGCCGCCGGACTGTTCTTCACCCCGCTCGCCCAGATCGTGCCGGGGCCGATAGCCGCCGCCGCGCTGGTCGTCATCGGTGCGATGATGATGCAGAACGCCCGCCATGTCGACTGGAGCGACCGCTCCGTCGCGGTGCCGGTCTTCCTGACCGTGGCCCTGATGCCGTTCACGTACTCCATCACCGCCGGTGTCGGCGCCGGAGTGATCTCCTTCGCCGCGATCAAGGCGGCGCAGGGCAGACTCCGTGAGGTCGGCGCCTTCATGTGGGTGCTGACCGCCGTGTTCGTCGTGTACTTCGCGCTCAGCCCGATCGAGAGCTGGATCGGCGCCGAATAG
- a CDS encoding XdhC family protein — MLDIAEELHRWVEQGRDFAVATVVAVGGSAPRQPGAALAVDREGTAIGSVSGGCVEGAVYELCEQALDDGATVRERFGYSDEDAFAVGLTCGGVIDILVTPVRADDPARAVFAAAIAAAARGEAAAVARITEGPAELLGRPLLVHPDGSCEGGLGGHPELDRTAAADARAMLDAGRTGSVTIGAEGSRCGQPLTLLVESSVPPPRMIVFGAIDFASALVRAGKFLGYHVTLCDARPVFATKARFPEADELVVDWPHRYLATTGVDARTVLCVLTHDAKFDVPLLELALRLPVAYVGAMGSRRTHLDRNDRLRAVGVTELELARLHSPIGLDLGARTPEETALSIAAEIVADRRGGSGVPLTGAHTPIHHEGGRPPTEMITSVA, encoded by the coding sequence ATGCTGGACATCGCCGAAGAGCTCCACCGGTGGGTCGAGCAGGGACGTGACTTCGCCGTGGCCACCGTCGTGGCCGTCGGCGGCAGCGCGCCCCGGCAGCCGGGAGCCGCCCTCGCCGTCGACCGCGAGGGCACGGCGATCGGCTCGGTCTCCGGCGGGTGTGTGGAGGGCGCGGTGTACGAACTGTGCGAGCAGGCGCTGGACGACGGCGCCACCGTGCGCGAACGGTTCGGCTACAGCGACGAGGACGCCTTCGCGGTCGGGCTGACCTGCGGCGGCGTCATCGACATCCTGGTGACACCGGTCCGTGCGGACGATCCCGCACGGGCGGTGTTCGCCGCCGCGATCGCCGCCGCCGCACGGGGGGAGGCGGCGGCGGTCGCCAGAATCACCGAAGGGCCCGCCGAACTCCTCGGCCGCCCCCTGCTCGTCCACCCGGACGGCTCGTGCGAGGGCGGGCTCGGCGGCCACCCGGAGCTCGACCGCACCGCGGCGGCCGATGCCCGCGCCATGCTGGACGCGGGTCGCACCGGCTCCGTCACCATCGGCGCCGAGGGCTCGCGCTGCGGGCAACCGCTCACCCTGCTCGTCGAATCGAGCGTCCCGCCGCCCCGGATGATCGTCTTCGGGGCCATCGACTTCGCCTCCGCGCTGGTCCGGGCGGGGAAGTTCCTCGGCTACCACGTGACCCTGTGCGATGCCCGTCCCGTCTTCGCCACGAAGGCCCGTTTCCCGGAGGCCGACGAACTGGTCGTCGACTGGCCGCACCGCTATCTCGCGACGACCGGTGTCGACGCGCGCACCGTGCTGTGCGTCCTCACCCACGACGCCAAGTTCGATGTCCCGCTCCTGGAACTGGCGTTGAGGCTGCCGGTGGCGTACGTCGGAGCGATGGGCTCGCGCCGCACCCATCTGGACCGCAACGACCGGCTGCGCGCGGTCGGCGTCACCGAACTCGAACTGGCCCGGCTGCACTCGCCCATCGGCCTCGACCTCGGCGCACGCACGCCCGAGGAGACGGCCCTCTCCATCGCCGCCGAGATCGTCGCCGACCGGCGCGGCGGCAGCGGCGTACCGCTCACCGGGGCGCACACCCCGATCCACCACGAGGGCGGCAGGCCGCCGACCGAAATGATCACATCCGTGGCCTGA